Part of the Moorella sp. E308F genome, GTACTACAGGTTCAGACCCCGTAGCAAGGATCACATAGTCCGGGGAAAGCGCTGCAATAGTCTCAGCCTCGGCAGCAACACCGCTTCTGATTTCTACGCCCGCCCTTGAAAGCTCCGCCTCAAGCCAATCACGGAACCAATTAATTTTAGCTTTCCCTGGCGCCGCCGAAGCAATCCCCAGCTGCCCCCCCAGTTGTTCCCTTTTTTCATAGAGGATAACCTGGTGACCTCGTTTGGCTGCCGTAATAGCTGCCTGCATACCTGCCGGGCCTCCACCGACAACTACCACTTTCTTCTTTACAGGGGCTTGCTTAATCTCACTGTATACACCCTCGTGGCCCGTCACTGGGTTAACCGTACAACGGAGGCGGAGATTATGGAACACTCGACCGCCTATACACCCAATGTTGCAAGAAATACACTTTCGTATCTCATTGTGCCGTCCCTCTTTAGCTTTCTGAGCCCATTCCGGATCAGCGATCAAGCCACGACCAATAGCTACAAAATCCGCTCTTCCTTCAGCAATGACTTTTTCAGCAAACTCCGGTTCACGAATCACGCCCACTGTAATTACCGGGATACTGACTACCTTCTTGATTTCTTCTGCCAGATATACTCGCCATCCCTGTTCGAACCTCGAAGTCTCCAGAAGTGTAGGCATTGATTCATATATGCCCGAACTTACATGTAATACATGGACGCCTGCATCCTCTAGCATCTTAGCTATTTGTTTGCCCTCTTCTAAAGTATTGCCGTCCTCGACAAATTCGTCAGCGCTGAAGCGGAAACTGATCGGGTAGTCTTCTCCCACAGCTTCCTTAATCCTTCTGATTATCTCCAACGGGAAGCGCATCCTTCTCTCAAAGCTACCGCCATATTTGTCGACTCGCCGGTTTGTCCGCGGTGACATGAACTGTCCAATAAGATACCCATGGGCGCCATGCAGTTCTATCCCGTCAAACATGGCTCCTTTAGCTCTCACAGCCGTATTAACGAATTTCTGGATTAACTCTTCGATTTCGTTGATTGTAAGCTCCCGCGGTTGAGTACCAAGAAATGAACAAGGAACCGGAGAGGGAGCTACCGGTTGAAGCCCCTCTGTTATACCAGGAGTGGTCTGACGACCAGCATGGTGTATCTGCATAAAGATTTTAGCACCATAGTTGTGGACAGCTTCTGCCAGCTCAAAAAATCCGGTCATGTACTTATCATCATCGAGCCGCAACTGACAAGCAATATTTTTGCCCCGGGGGTAATCTATCTGTACATTTTCTAAGATTATAAGTCCTACCCCACCCCTCGCACGTGCTACGTAATAGTCAATAAGCCTCTGGCTTACTGATCCGTCCTCATTGGCAAGATTTGTGGCCATCGGTGGCATGACAATGCGGTTCCGGATTACCAGGTTTCCTATTTTACCTTCCGAAAAAAGGTTTGGAAAGTATGTCATATTACTCCCACCCTACTTTGTGATTGTTACTACTATCTACTATAACTTAAGGTAGAAGCTATTGTCAATTATTTTTCCCGTTTAGTTCTAATTTCTAACATCTACCTTGTGAATAAATGGATGCAATTTTTGCGCCATGCTCTGCAAGGTTGCCCCTGGATAAGGCCGGAGCGCCTGGAAATCTGCATCCAGTAACGTTCCGGCGGGCTGGTACTGCTGTAGTACGTAACGCCGTGCTCCACGCAGCAGCCGGCCTATGGCCAGGAAATCTTCCT contains:
- a CDS encoding FAD-dependent oxidoreductase, which translates into the protein MTYFPNLFSEGKIGNLVIRNRIVMPPMATNLANEDGSVSQRLIDYYVARARGGVGLIILENVQIDYPRGKNIACQLRLDDDKYMTGFFELAEAVHNYGAKIFMQIHHAGRQTTPGITEGLQPVAPSPVPCSFLGTQPRELTINEIEELIQKFVNTAVRAKGAMFDGIELHGAHGYLIGQFMSPRTNRRVDKYGGSFERRMRFPLEIIRRIKEAVGEDYPISFRFSADEFVEDGNTLEEGKQIAKMLEDAGVHVLHVSSGIYESMPTLLETSRFEQGWRVYLAEEIKKVVSIPVITVGVIREPEFAEKVIAEGRADFVAIGRGLIADPEWAQKAKEGRHNEIRKCISCNIGCIGGRVFHNLRLRCTVNPVTGHEGVYSEIKQAPVKKKVVVVGGGPAGMQAAITAAKRGHQVILYEKREQLGGQLGIASAAPGKAKINWFRDWLEAELSRAGVEIRSGVAAEAETIAALSPDYVILATGSEPVVPRIKGAESESTFVVQAWDVLAGKLSFEKDEEVVVVGGGLVGCETAHYLAEKGAKVTVVEMLPDVAIDMEPISRFDIMQQLTRLGITIRTSNMVTEITPEGVSVVGKEGKQDFIRGRRVVLAIGQSPVGKELNKALEDKGIPVRVIGDAGNVGKIIDAVSSGFQAAWQV